The sequence below is a genomic window from Coffea arabica cultivar ET-39 chromosome 4c, Coffea Arabica ET-39 HiFi, whole genome shotgun sequence.
ATCGGAAAGCCCCGTTCTAGTGACGACTCGaccgagtctttgaaccatggCTCAAATGCGGTGTTTGTAATCTCTGCAACTGATAGTTGCTCATGGTGTGCCTTTTCTGCAGAAATAACAGGTGCGTAGGAGGAATGCATGAAATGGATGCGTGGGTATGGCACCAAGTTTGTTTGGAATTCAGTAACATCCACGTTAAGAGCACCATCAAAGCGAAAAGATGCTGTCAAGGAGGAGATCACCTGCATGCAAAAGACAGATTATGCTCGAAGACATCCATCAATCAGGGATCTTTGTTGGTCAGCTGATCTATTTCCCCATTTGACATCCATTTCTACTTCTAGTTGACATCAAATTCTagaattttcaaaaaacaaGGCACAACATTACCAAAGATACCAGCAAGATAAATGAATGGACTAGCCACGACATGTTGTGTTATTCCATATTTAACAAGTGCAAACAGCTTTACCTTTCAAACAGTAATAGGGGTGGCCAGAATAAATGTCATTATATTTCATACCTGCGAAACCAGCCTGTTCAGATTGATGTAGGTAGGCCTCTCAATATCCAGTGATCTACGACAAATATCATAAATGGCTTCATTGTCCAAAAGCATTGAAACATCTGTGTGCTCAAGGAGCGAGTGAGTGGAAAGAACGCTGTTGTAAGGCTGAACAACAGCTGTTGAGACCTGGGGAGAGGGACAAATTGTGAACCCAAGCTTTGATTTCTTGCCATAGTCGACTGAAAGCCTCTCCAACAGTAAGGAACCAAGGCCAGAGCCAGTTCCACCACCAACAGCATGAAAAACTAAGAATTCTTGTAATCCTGTGCTGTTGTGAGCTAGCTTTCTTTCTACTTCAACATTTATAGATAAATTTTTCTCAACGTTTGAATTTCGTAGTATTTTCTTTCTAATAGTTTTTACTAAGTTAAAATGTAACAcgatatttttaatttttcttttagaaaaaCACAACAAGCCTCTAAAAGAGGATCCCGTGCAACTGCTATACTACCATCAAATCCACCACTTGGATTTTTACACACACTAATTTATGATGATAAAAATGCAACTTTCGCAAATTCAATGATATTTATCCCTGCTGATCTAAGTATTTGTTGTGATAAATGtccttttgatttcttttgaGGTGGTTGGTGGGttggaggttttttttttgtggaattttggattaattatttcctctctctctctctctctctctctctctctctctctctctcacacacacaagCGATATATACACTATGACACAGTCACATATAGAGTCAGAATCAATTTTAAAACGTGTATGACATGCATGAGAAAATTGTGTTAtttcaatttaaaaaataataagtaaatcCAAGAAAATAGTGAGAATGGGAGGATAGACATCGAGTTGGAAAGAAGAACAAAATTTGCtttaaatgaaaaaattggCCATGTGAGAATAGACATCATGGCAAGAAGAACAAAATTTGCTTCAATTGCGTGATGACAAAAGCAGTCGAGAAAAAGATGGATAACCATTGAAGATCGGTGAGATGAGCTAGTTATAAATTAACTCTATTGAAGCAGATTCCAAGGATGATTTCTTACATATATCCAAGTCTCTCAATCTACGGTGGGTTATAGATCCAAGTGGTACATTCTTGACATTGATTGATCTTACAAATTCTTTTTTTACATGCAACTATAATACATTTGCAACGAAATGATCCCTAGGCGTAAATCGACACATACGAatgtttaaattgttatttgCGTTGTctaatatctatatctatattatatataaaaggaGAGGAGAGGGTTGGTGTAAACATTTTGTGTTACTTTATGTTATACCAAAAGCAACCTTTAAAATTAGTTTTCAAACTATTCacatttcatcttttttttttccaccatAATTTCAATACAATAACTTCTTCCAATGTCAAACTATTCAgattctctcttttcctccacCATAATCTCAAATACAATAAATTGCTCTAAAAAATTGTAATTACAGATTTTCCAAATAAACAAATACACATGTACCATGAAATGTAATAACTTAATATGATGGAAAAataatcatattttttttaaaaaataaacacacacttaAGGTGTGCCGAAAGCACTAGTTTTAAAAAAAGTATGTGATTGCTGACAAAATAAGAagtgaataatttaaatattcAAGCATACAAGAAATACACAGTTACGAgaattgatatttgaaaatcatCTATAACAGTAAAAGATTTTCTATTTTCCTACACAAATTATAAGAAAACATTTAAATGCACACAATAATTTATGTGTATAGTAACCTAAATATCATGATTAACTAAAGTGGTGGAATTTGTAATTTTTATCAGAATAAGCAATTAGAAATTATAACATCTtacaataatatatataaactcAATAGAacagtttatatatatatatatatatatatatatatatatatatatatatatatataattaacaCGTGGTATTAGCCCCCATCATTGAGATGTTCATCTAGCCTCTAATTGCATATATATACCTGCTGATTAAACCACTAAATGTGAACTCGGCAATTGCCAATCAGTGGAACTGTGAAACTTGTTGGTCCTTTAATTAGAAGGAGAAAGGACATGTTTATCACTAGCTTTACCATATTTGAAGGATGACAATATACAAGCAAGAAAATacatagaacaaaagaaaccaggcaATTTCAACATTTCTACATCAAATTAAGATATTAAAGGAAATCAGAATTGTCTATTTACATAGCATATTCCATTCTGTTTATTGAAGTTTTACAATATTTCACAGCTAAAAGATGCACCTAGTGCTCTACATTATTTGTCTATGCCAGTTGAATTTCTTTCAAGCTCTTGActagccaaaatttttttttgaatatcaAATTAACAAGACATTTGAAAGTAAACATGTAAACTCTGAGTTGTTGCCAAATTAAGACACCTCAACAGCCCATAACAGCGCAATTATACACAAAACTTCCTGAATGCTTTGTTCCCAACAATGTCCACTCGAGAGGACCTTCATCTGGCTCCCAAGCATTGATCTCTATTCACCCTCCATTCAATGCCCTTGGTCCATCGATAACCATTAGTTGATTACCACAGGCCCTGAATGCCAACCCCCTGCCATTCATGGTGGTTGCCTGTTCAGGTAATCTACCTATGGTAATCCACACATTTCTCTGCTTGTCATACTTCCAGACTACCTTTTCATCGCAATAAGCTGCATATAACTCATTCTTCACCACTGCGAGCAGAGGAGGTGCTCTTGCTGTTGTAGGAGAATCATAAGTACCCTCTCTAGCACATTGAGGGTACATATCAAGAATTTCAAACCAGGTTCCTGTCCTTAAATCATATACCTCTCCACAGGTAAGCACCTTTAAGCTAGCTCCATAGCTCGCACTTGGGTTGCCTATTCCGACACCACCGATGACATAAAACTTGCCATCTATGAATACCCCTGAACATAGTTTTCTGGGTTTATGCATTCTGGGGAGAGTGCACCAACTTTCTGTCATCGAGTTATAAAGTTCAGCAGAGCTCAGTAAATTGCCTTTTGAGTCACAACCACCAGCCACAATTGCAATCTCTTCAAGACTAGCAGAGCCAAACAGCCATCTTGGGATGTTTGTCCTTACACCAGACGATCATGTATTGGTTAATATGCTGTATTTGTAGATCACTTGAGACTCTATTTCCTTTCCAAAGACAAGAAGTTCGGTGCCAACAGCCAGTGACTCCTTGTCAGAAAAAAGGAAACACTCGTTTGAAATCATTTTAGGCAAAGACATCCATCTACGGCGCAAAGGATCAAAAGCTTCCCATTCAAGAAGGCTGCAAGAAACATAAACCCAATGTTCTACAATACTCAGCTGCCTCCTCAACTTATAAAGATCCCCTCTTCGGATTAGTGACCTGAAACTCTAATTGAGTGAAGCGATAGTGCCATAATCTGCCCTCGAGCAGCGAAGTAAGCAATTAATTGAGAGATCTTGGCCAAGTTGGAGGACGAGTGAACTTGTATCAGTATAATACCCATAGTGGCCTTGGTCATCTTCTTGATCCATAGCTTGCCCTTGGAATGCCAGTGGCTTGGATGGTTTCATCACTCCAGTCTCTTCCTCGAGGTGCTTTCACTTTGAGTTCCCTCCCTTGGGACACTTTTGCTTTGAGCCTTGCCCTCAGAATGCTAGTCGCTTGGATGATTTCATCACTCCAGTCTCTTCCTCGGGATACTTTAGCTTTGAGTTCTCTCCCTCAGGCCCTTTCGCTTTGAGTTCTCGATAGCAGAATAAGTATTAAAAACCCACTTGCTCTCTTCTTCACAGGTGCTTGGCAAGTCCCGACAGACAAGAAATGATAGCCCCTCCAATATGATGGCAGAAAGACCGAGAAATCTGAGAACTAAACTGGTCCAACAAAGTTAAGCCTGAAGACATTAGTCCAAGCGATATTAGTTAATGGTACAATCTATAAAATAAAGAAGCAAAACAATACCTAAATAGCTCAACCATAAATATATGATCTTTATTGAAGATTGGAATAACTACAATCTATATCTCTCTTTGCTATGCTAAGAAGAGCAGATTCCATAACCATAAGACATATAAAACAGGGAGTAACAAAGTGGATGTAATTGGTTAGGCATTGCATTTAAAAAGTGAACGAGACCCTCTGTGAGAAAACCATGCAACGCATCATGAAATACATGATTAGAGGAAAAATTTTCACAAACAGTCAGTTAAAACCCAAAACTCAATTTTGAAGACATTGATTGTTGGAGCAGTTCTACATTTGCAAGGAAACAGATGAGTGTAAACTCAACAACAAGGGCATGAGCACACATCTTGATACAAGCACAAACAAGTGCTGACAATATTAGCATGTCTAGCTCAATGATAACTAGCTCCAAGTGCCAATCTAGATCTCTTTGCCATCATCAATATCATATAtttttccaaatcatcaaaacagaaaaaattggAATTGAATAGGTAGAAACATGGTTATTTAAAGTTGAGTAGATAAAACAACAAACTCTATAATCAACTATGGACGACAGTGAATTCCAGCCGAAAAGTTCCAAAtatgaataagaataaattcCTTGAATTGGAAAATGTTTTTGTATttccaaaaaagaaaggaaagaaagatttAAATTCCATGAAATGAATTCCAAATGCTAAAATCAACAGAAAGGATCTTATACATTGAAAAGAGCCActaatgaataagaataaattcCTGAATTGGAAAATAATTTTGTACTTATAGGGGAAAAAgattttcatttaaattccAGAACACTAAtcaaaatttggaaaacaaCAACAAGAATCTTCTATATTACTAATATAGACCAATCACCATAAACTCACAAAAGTTAGAAATCCATCCCTTCAAACTCAATCTAGAAAAGGATTGAACTCCCaatatttaaacaaaatttaaatcaaaacaaggaCAAGGATTCAATATTAAATCCGAAACCAAATTAAAACCTGCATGCATGTACAGTAAAAGCCAATTCAATTCAACTAGACCTTGCAAGAGAAATTCACACTAAAATCATACCACCGAATACCTATCCTGGAAGCAAATATAACAACACCCAATTAAGGGGATAACAAGCAAATACTCATAAATGAAAAAACAATCACAAATTTAATAGTGATAACTAGCAGTCAAGAGAACACCTTTGAAAAAACCTAccaatcaaaaaaataaaaaaatagtgaTACATGCaataggaaaataaaaaaaaattaacattgacataaatttgaaataaaagatTGATCATTATACATGAATTGTCCTCAATGGTCAGAATCTTTACATGCATTCCCTTCAAAATATaacctaaaatgaaaaaaggaaaagaactcATTAGGAATTATCtaataacaagaaaaacctAAAAACCCAAACCAGAAAACTTACAGAGTAATCCGAGTATAGTCTTTCATTGTAACTACGAAAAAGAACAAATTTCTGCtaaaaaacagagaaagaaaaatgaatcaGTAGCTAAATTATTTCATCAGGGCCACTTTGGAAACTTCTTTTATTTGCATTTGAGGCCCTCTCAAATctaaactacaaaaaaaaaaaaatagttctcTCTTCGCTGTGATGAGAACTGAGGAGTGAGAAGGAGGAAGAAGAGTTGGATTTTTTATTGGATGAGTTGAATATTGGCTAGAAGTAGCAGTATTTGTAGTAATGAACTAACGGGAAGAGGGAGACGACAGTAACTTGGGAAATGAGATGGCGGTGATAGCAAGGGGTTAAGATTTAATGGAAGATAATTTGATGGCCATCATTTGCACGtgtaagcatttttttttttttaaatggttgTCACCTTTTGGACCGTTCTTCCTTACCAAACTCCAAAAGAGTTCAATTCTCCGTACGGCTCTTCATTTCATAGCATTTCTTCTACACCCTAGCAACACACTATAATTTCCACTTTTCTCTTtagttttttccttttgagTGGATTTGATGTTCATTAGAGTGATCCTAATATGGTCTCTTTCCAATCCGATTACGTTGGTACCAAAATATACACGTTTCCTAATTTAGGAATCTATTTTCCTATATGAGAATAATGATTAAGGCTTTTGAAGAATTATAATGTATTTGGCATGTATGGTCTTATGGTTTTAATTATTTACAAAAATTTCCCTATGTGCTATATTCGTTTAAAATGGTTTAGGTTACACAATATGAACTCaattattttatataattaggTTATGGAATACAAAGTGTTGATTAGATATCTATGCACGAGTTCTATCAAAAATATATGGCTAAAATAGCTTATATAATATTTGTCATTTGCAAAGATTCTAAGTTAAGAAATACGAATTGAATTACTTTACAAATTAGGTCATGGAATACAAAgcatcaaaaaaaaattcatgctcgagCTCTATTTGTATATAACTGTTAAAAATGACATGTAGAGCGATTTGTCGTATTTGTTTCTTGCACACAAataattgaccaaaaatcaataaTTGATGATAGTTATTCCATcattaaataaagtaaaacaCCAAAATCGAACTTTATCTGACAAATTACTTTTATAAGAGAATCTAAAATTCTATTGTATATTCTTCATGTAATAATTAATTGTTTCATGAGctaattgaaaagaaataataataataataataataataatcatcatcatcatcatcatgaaTATCAATTATTATGTGCTTAGAGCTCATAAAACTATTTGTGCAAAAAGAATTTTACTAATTTATGTACCTCTATGTTTGCAGCATCTCTCTTGCATGATAATAACAaactatttttccagatttccatttAACTAatctatttatttaaatttcctaATTTAGTTTTCAATTTCCTCTAGATGATAATTACCTTTCAGGTTTGGTAGGGCAATGATGCAATAACAAAGGCTCCCATGGTTTTAATTCTATACAATAGTTCTcaatcttgtaattcatttgcaAAAATTAAAGTTGCAGAATATGAATTGTATTGCCttttaaattagggttttctagtACCTACTGCCAAAAACAAAACCATGCCTGAAATCTATTTGATTTATAACAATTACAATAGCATATATAATATTTGTCTTGGTTTAACTTTTATTTGTTTGTGAGTGAATGACTTGAAAATAGTAATTGACAATCAAGAGTCCAACCAGAAAATGTAAAACaccaaaatcaaacaaaatatctAATGGTCTCTCTTTATACGAGcatctaataatttttttttccagatcTCACAAtgattttttggtttaatagtTAAAGAAGATAATAACCGTAATATATCTCAAAGATCATTTTCTTACAACTCGTAAAAACTACTTGTGTAAAGAGAATCCTCTAACCTACAAGCCACTCCATTTGGTTGAATTTTACCATGATATAtagttttcatcatttttttttattcaatcaCCAATTTGTATTTCCTAATTTAGTTTGCTATTTTGCTTTTGATGATGATTTTTAGAGATTAGTAAATTTGCATGTATggccatatttcttttttcttgttgttTAAGTATATACAAAAGTTTCCCTATTTCGGAATTTACCTTCAGAGATTCAAGTTATACATAAAAACAGATTCAGCGTAAAGATTAAGTAATAGAAttcaaattgttaaaaaaaaaaatcttgcttGACCTCA
It includes:
- the LOC113739330 gene encoding tubulin alpha-1 chain-like, whose protein sequence is MLKLPERKLAHNSTGLQEFLVFHAVGGGTGSGLGSLLLERLSVDYGKKSKLGFTICPSPQVSTAVVQPYNSVLSTHSLLEHTDVSMLLDNEAIYDICRRSLDIERPTYINLNRLVSQVISSLTASFRFDGALNVDVTEFQTNLVPYPRIHFMHSSYAPVISAEKAHHEQLSVAEITNTAFEPWFKDSVESSLERGFPIRYQDKMIPR